In Mercenaria mercenaria strain notata chromosome 13, MADL_Memer_1, whole genome shotgun sequence, the DNA window TCACTATGTAGAAAGATTTTGAAACGTCCTTGTAAACCTTGATTGAAGTATAtctatatcaatttatttgtttgtacaGTTGATTTTGAACCAACAAGAAATTTTGAATCCATTTTCTAAATTAAGGTCTGAAACTTTATTTTTCCAGACACGTATCAACCGCTTCCCATTCTACTTTGCCATAGGTTTTGTTTGGTCCAGAAAAACTATTATACCGTCTTTATTCTCGAAGTCTGAAAACTCTGTTACGTCTTAAACTTACCAGTTTACTTTATTTGAATTTTCACATATCCCCGTTTTCAATCTCCATGCCTATTATCCTCCCACGTGATATGCTATTCCCATATCACGAAACAACATTGAATTAGGCAGTTGATATGGGCATCTTTTACCGTTGTATTGGTAATCAAATGTTCAACGTCTGTTATACAGATATACCTACTGACCATCGATAAACTGACCATGTAGAAAGATCTCACcattgacttttttttcaaagttattatgCACTCAAATTTGGTTATATGGCCTTAACTAGCATATAATTTTTTTGCTGACAATACATTTTCACGCGATGATAGGAATTTTGTTCGGAAATGAAGGGAGGTCTGGAAAGATCGCCATTGCCTACCATTTTTAATCAGCGGAGAAAATTTAAATAAGGGctgaatattttcttcattaaagaAGTCAAAAAAAGGCTCGCCCGGCCTAAACAGGATTTGCCTTTAAATAAGTCccaaaatacttttaacatttttaaggtCCACAAAGCTAACAAAAGTTAAACATTTGTGAGAGCTCTCGAAATTGTGTACGCTAGGGATCAAAAGGAATAATTCTCTTTAAGGTCGCATTCACTCTTTGTAGGGCTTAGTGTTACACCGACACAAATTAGGTCATATGACAATTTTCGCAGTTTTTGATCATGAAGGAAGACGGGATTTGTTCTATGAATGAACGTGCGCCACCGATTTTCCGTTAGTAAGATATATGGTTTCCTTACAAGAAGAATACTACCCTGCAAGCAAGTTTTGAATCCCATCTCGAAAATGGTCGAATAATtagaagtcaacgaccttaactactcagccacggaggcccttaTTTTCATTGTGTACtaattttttcaaacttaatgCCAATATTTTGACTTCGGAGGAAATTTGATGCggttaaataacattttatacagCATTGATGAAGCAAACAGAACATTATCCAAAATTATATCttgaattttgtcattttcaaattttattcactaatgtttttatatttacatctCGACAAGAAGTAGTCGTCATATTAGActggaaaatataaatatttcgacCTTTTTTCAATTCGTTTTCAACGTTTACGCCATGATATGTATCCTGTATCCGGTAAATGTTTTCAATTTCTGTAACCAGGCCTCAtgttcacaaaataatttttgagtttgaaattttaatttccgAATGAGACTGACCctcaatactgaatagtcacttgaaaatacacgtagttattaacttaaaatttagttttaaacatgcaatttagatcttgttgagactgaaaatgttttgagaACACGGGACCAGTTCTTTCTATGTTGGCTATTGACAGCCACAAAACAATTACAAAGTATATTATTgtactgagaaaaaaaattatgaaattagtTTCAAgcagtttatttcaaataaaataaatctacaaACTAATCACTTTGAATGCATTGTCTTGATCTGGTAATGATCGCATCGGtcattaataaaacaataaatatgtgaaaaaaatccCAAATACTGGGACAACCAATTTTCACTGAATTCATGGTTGCATAAGTCAACAAAATTAAATGGCAACGAACAAGTAAAAATATCCTTGTCTGTTTATCTGCAGTATGAAATATAAGAATTCATATCACAACGATATACCAGCAGCAACAATTTGGATACTATTTTCATATCGCCGAAACGATTCCATTAAAGACTTATACAGCACAGGACGCTGGAGTCTGTGCGTAGCAGCTTACAAACCTCTGAGGTCTGTGATACAACGCTGATATCCATCCGCAGTCCAAGGGCACGATATATGATACCAGATTTGACTTTAGAGCTCAGATTATGGCCTTAACTTTTGACCTACCGACCCGGGCTTTTATGCTCTGTACATCATCTTTTCGGTATTTTTTCGGACAGGGAATATGACGGACAGACTCATGTGCCATCACAAGCATGTAAAATGCTTATGTGATTTCTGTATAATGTGCATACTTTACTTTTATCGATAACTGAAAGATATTCGAGATTTTCATTACCTAATTAAGAGAATCAAACGAGAGTCACGTTCGATAAAAATCCTGTATGTTAACCGTGGTTCATGACATACGTAGGcggtcaaattattttattttgatgattttagtaAACATATCACTTTTCGAATTTGTTTCCTTATACTTGAATCATCAACGTGCCTTAGGCTATTAAAATAGATCTTATCTTTGAAAATAAAAGGGTGTTCTTGCCGCATTTTCAATGAAAGTTGtttgtattcatgttttgttTCCGCTACACAAATAGAAACTATTTTTGCTTTATCTGTGCTAGTCCACGCGCTCCTGGCTTTCAATGCATTTAAAACCACAGCTGGAAACCTTGTTAGCATCTGGAGGCCCACTTCATTTGTTTCCTCTTTCACAGGGTGTGGTATGGTTTCTTCCTTTTTGCAAATGTTGTAAAGAAAAGGGGTAATCACAAACATTATCACTTCAAAGTCGGTTACAACATTTTCTGCCGCATCTATCCAGTTAGCCCTCATTTCCACAGAAGTTGATTCATCAAAAAGAACTGAATCTATGCCTCTTTTTCTTAATTCATcgtttattcttttaactttttctaCATGCTTGCATGAATCTTTCGTGTGTATAATGGCAACACGCTTTGACGTTGTCAGTTTCGTTTCAGTTTGCcctttgaagaaagaaaaatgagTTAATTTGTTATTCAGACACTGCACGTAAACTTTCATTGCATGTTACCATTATAACAATAATGATCATAAGTTCAATACTTTGTTCTTGCTATACTAGTAAATGTAAATTCTCACGTAGTTTAATTTCAGAAAATCCTTATTTCCCGGGCATCCGCATATAAAATGCAAATAGAACGCCCACGTGTAAACCTGTATGAAAATAGTCATACGAGTATCCGGCATAACAGTGTTTCCATAATTCAAAACTGATTTGCTTCAACAGTCGAGCTGTCCGGAACATTTGTCTGCACTAAAATGGCATGTGTGCCAATGTGCCAATATGATTATAGCAAAAGTAACTATAAAAGCTTTTGAGGTAATATAATTGTTACTAAATATCTCTTATCAAGAGAAACTTAAAGCATTAAAACTTGCATGTTTTCCTCAGAGTCACGAACCGGTTTTACTATAGGAGAAGGTCATACCTTTGCTGTCTAGTTTTACGTATGTTGACCTCTTGTATAAACTTGTTGTTTTCTTCTGGGGACAAAATATCACTGGAATGATATGCATAGTGGCATGCAAATTGTTTGAGAAAATTTCATTTGACATGAAAGAAAACTACATGTATTACAAACGCCGACTCTTTATTTGTACTGTTTTTATAGAAGTATGTCTATGCAGTTAACGTTACAAGTAATACGTGATGCTAGGTACAATTGTCTGAAATGACCCTATTCCTTGTTTTAAGGCACTGTATAAAAAATTAGTTGACACGAGTCTTGAAATTAGTAAGTCTGTATgctgttttgaaaaaatacaaaatataactgtgttgttatattgtctggtcctttgCGATTATGGAATCCATTTATTTGAtctgtaatagagttctgcttaagccggtgctagggggcgtaagaggtgttgcatatttcattactcaATCCGCTCAATTACTGAAACTCAATCcgcaaaccgagtctgctattattctgcttggttgcattctttgcttccagaggatctttgtacatattttattgatgtttGAAAAGTTGATTATTTCAGGATGCTACAACGTCAGTTACTAAGAGAGGTGATAATTACGAGGAAACGTCATAacttatgtgaaattattttgattaaaatgaaaacCTTGAACTCGGCCTGTATTCgtaaattattatacaaatcCTCAGAACTTTGAGAGAGGTCAggaattttctttgttttcaagcATTTCGAGACCCATTTCATTCTGACATAGGCGAAGAAACCTGGTGTTTTGCTTGTTTTGTCCGTCTTTGAGTTAACCAAAACATGTGGATTAAGCAAAATATTCTACAAAGTCTCTTCTCTGAaagctttttttcaaatttgctctTTTTTCTCTGCTGTAACTCTTGTCGTTTTACAATGTTCTAACTGTCTTCTATAACACTGTTAAATATGCTACATCACTTTGAATTCTAAAAGATAGTGTGAAAGTTACAATGCAATTTACTGTTTATGGAACTTTAGTCATCCTTAAATGTTGGAACTGTGTGTACAAAACAATAACgctttattaaagatattttacctgCTGAAAGCTTGATTATCAGCGCCGTTTCAGCAAAAATGCATATACCAAATAGAAATGTAATGACGGTTATTTGCAAGACTTGGTATATGCCTGTGCCTCCTTGCTCTTCTGTAGGCGCTGATATTGGAAGATGAAATGATCCTAAAAAAATGAGGATGACGGTGCATGGTAAAAATTACAGTATGAAGACTATGATATATTAAGGAAATGGACCCATAATGGCAATCGGTAAGTAACGTTTTTCCCGTAGGCGATTTTAGCATTCTCCGCTTTCACAGAAATTATTATACGCGCGTTCAGCTTCATTCAGGTCCGAAGAATGACGAATTGCGTAACAATAGTATAAAATCATACGTAAATTTCTGAGAGTCATTACGAGTCCATTACCATTAAAAATATGATATGCGTTAAAAGTGTAatatgagccgcactatgagaaaaccaacatagtgcatttgcgaccagcatggatccagaccagcctgcgcatccgtgctggtctggatccatgctggtcgcaaatgcactatgttggttttctgatggtgcggctcaattatattacACTGAATGTTAAGAAACTACGAGATTTCATTACAAGGAATatgttttatgatttaaaaagaaGGGATAATGACTCAAATGCACAACAAACAGAAGGAAagcttaatattttatttatctatgtGCAATTTAACAGATAccaagaataaataaataaataaatgattgcACTTGTTTCAAAGAGGTAAATTTGTGATATAGTTAGTTCTTAAATGTTCAAGTCAACAAcgatttcttttctttcttctttttcgGTTTTTACCTTTTTGAATAAAAACGTGTTGCGATCGTATAACGTCTGCTTCCTCTTTTCCACAAGACAATACACCAAAATATTTTCGCTGGCAGTGGCGCTTCACCTGCAACAAAAACAGTCATCAGCATCATCAAAActaaaatttgaccaaaatatatCTGACATTTAAGCCGCTAAAAACATCAATAGAAAAGACAAATAgtactttaaaataatgtttaaaatgactgaaataatgcTGAATATTGAATTCAGCATCAGATGTTAGAAACTTAAGGTCCCAGCATTTTCGACATTTGACCGTAATTcatctaggtttgaagaacacTTACCGAAGGGTGTGtgaagaaaatttatatataagtGAGAAATAGAAAAAATCATATGGCATTTGTAGAAAGACTATGATCatgatatatgttttatatgcttgAACACGAACATGGTCGAACGTTTTCATAATTTCTATCTAATTTGTATAGAATGGTATATCATATCTTAGGTTCCACATCACAGATATTTGTATGTTAGCTGTTTCGTTTTATAAGATATTGATTAGGTTTTATTGCACATACTATCACTAACAGTATGACGTAAAATGTAAGAACTGTGGTcaattaatgaaataatttcgtttatttttttttttaaagttccgGTTTTAAATTAAGCACATATGTTCTTCAAAATAATCTTTTGCACTGAACTATTCTAGAAAAGAAACATAGTTTCTTTATCAACAATTTACACACGTGACAGATTTTACATATCTTCCTTTCTACCACACTggtatacttttaaataaaaattaacttcTACACGCCCTCATGATGTATTAacctaaaaactaaaaaaaaatgtataaagctTACCCGAACATAATAGCTGTTTCCTCCGCTAACATTTAATGTCCTTATATACGGATGAAcgttctgaaatgaaatataagTTACTATATAATGTTGCATCTCATTTGAATAATAAAAACCAATTCCTGATACCGTAAACAGTATTAtgtacataaaatagaaaaagtgtaaactccaacacgacaaaaatgaaaatgttgccaACTCTGTTTAATTAAGCCTGCTCATggatggacggtagtggaaatgcatgctaccgttaacgtcctctagccccgggttgagtagaactcaacatttacacacgtTACAAGTACCAAAcccaatttagagacatccacagatgtgttcatacggcggtgcgcAATTATATACAATAAATAAGTAACTGGACCGACAATTAAAACTTGTATCGATCCGACCTTATATCAACTTGTTCGATTATTTAGGGCAAATGTACTGAAAGACGAAACTTCTGCCATGCTGCGAATTTTACAATTGTTGGATTCATCAATGTTTTGCTTGTATTTGGATTAAAAATTACAATAGCTACTCTGTCAATGTACTTTTGCTAATTAGTACGGCTTTCAGTTTTTAAATGATGTTCTTCAAGGTCTTAGATACGCGTAAAATTTCAGCCCTATTCTTATATGAGTAAAACATAATGAATCCTATAATGCAGAGAGTTTTAAACAAACGAATCAATTTTAAACATACACATGGCAGTTATCTATAAAGTTTGCAAAAGAGATTCTTATTACATTCTATTCCTACTAACTTATACCGAGGGTGGAGATGAAACAAAATAGTCATAAGCTTGCTTTACTGATAAATTCAGTCATAAGTTATCAAATACAACGGCAGGAAACGAGAACTCTTTTCATACTTGAATTTCATTTCCTGGTACGATCCAGCTCTCCAAGAGTAAATGTTTTCTATTGCTTTCAACACTGACAAGCTGTACCTCCACCTTCGTGTCATTAGGTAAACCTGAAGCTTGTATTTGTGTTCTGATACCGGTGCCAGATTccgttgaaaatatttttattgttgtaatcTGAGACGAACAAATACAGCTTTCTGTTGCCAGCTTGGCTTTTCTTAATTCTGGAAATAAGAATAACAAGAAGTGTTGAAATATTCGAGATAAAATTTAATACCgaagaactgaaaaaaaatattcagactaAGACGTTATTTTTTCATCatcattttagttttgtaatgatGCTGAGCTAACTTAACCGGTGGCTCTAGAGCAAGTACCTCTAGAATATTCCCCTTATGGAGATGCTATTTACAAACTAAGTAAAATTCTAAGTTACCGTAAATTTCAAATAGTTGTCTTTCACTTGCTAAGACCTGACTGATTTAGACATatcgcatgtttggtgttcagtccTTTATATTTCTGACGGGACAGATTTATGAACTCCTTGATAGGAAGTTTTTGTCCTTTAGGATCATTGAGTTCCCTCAATGTGTTTCGCTTTAACCAGTGCTAGAGGGCTATGAGCATACTTCATTTTACCCATatataggctcaatcaaaccgagtaggATAAAATTATGTTCGGTTGTATTCGGTTGTGTTCTGCTTTCAAACGAACTTGTAGATTGTATTACATGTACGTGTTGTGTAAGGAATTAACTTGATGGCGGTAACTACTTATTCTGGCCtgttttggaacatgtctgggaTTACGTATGGTTTTGATTTTCGGGGAACGGGCTTTATTCATGGAACGCGGCTTTTCGTACGGAATCGTTGCCATTAGTTTGTGATCTACCTACGGAGCACAGCAGGCTGACCTTGAAATCAAATAGGATATAGTCCATATACATACTATCAAAGACGAGCCTGATTATAAAAGAAAACTaaataatcaaacaaataaatacacatgTGGTATTTTCAGTTGTACAATCCGCTGGAATGGGAAAAATTGTACCAGCTGTAGTTACGTTGAATCTACTAAGTGGCGAACGCGTGTTTTGCATTTATGGCAAAATAACCCATTTATAGTAGGCAGTTGACCTGTTGTTTAAGCTACAACTGAAAAACATCTTTTGTTTTTGGAAACAGCGTTTCGGATTCACATCACTTAAACATAAATACcgactttttctttaaaatttaccGTTTCAATGTAAGTTTTATAAGATAACTTGATGCCGAAAAGCAAAGGGCATAGAGAAATTGGATCATCAATCCGGCATATACTGAATTAAGACAAAATATCGAAATGGAATTCTAACATTCCAACCTTCAGTTTCATTTAGTTCATGTTACACTCATTGtcattataatgttttattacattttagcaTAGAATTAATGAATTATTACAATGCAATATTTCTTGTACTTTCACggtaaaaataattaaatctCATATTCACTGGTATGGCACTACAAAAGGGTAAAAATTGGCTAAACAGATACTGTTGAAAATACATGAagtaaagttttacatgtaagatataAAAATAAGTCGTGAACACTAGATGTTACTTGCTGACTTACTCTATTAACGAAAATATTACATCTAGTGAACACTggatgaaatatatttcgatcttacactgaaacaaacaaatatcctctatatacaaAATGCATTTTGACTACCTGGTACAATATCGTGTTTTGGGATAACTTTTGATCTGCTTCTGCTTTGTTCATCAACATCTGCCAAAAGGTGCCCATTGGTTGTATATCGAAGTTTGCCAATGAACCAGAGCGTAGCATTGACTTTATATGCCCCAGGTTTTAATGTTGAACAATTGTATGAATAGCTTGTCTGAAATGAAATTACAGCGTATGATTTCTATTTGAAGAGAAATATATTTGGCAACATATACAGGTCAATCAATGTTTATACTATTCACCCAAAAA includes these proteins:
- the LOC123529245 gene encoding uncharacterized protein LOC123529245 isoform X2, whose translation is MPQAPRDIYSKMDGSTPVITWSADPKVLYGLEYLRHILLKIVQSFTHNGTFMEDEYILLNVSGKSAMTSYSYNCSTLKPGAYKVNATLWFIGKLRYTTNGHLLADVDEQSRSRSKVIPKHDIVPELRKAKLATESCICSSQITTIKIFSTESGTGIRTQIQASGLPNDTKVEVQLVSVESNRKHLLLESWIVPGNEIQNVHPYIRTLNVSGGNSYYVRVKRHCQRKYFGVLSCGKEEADVIRSQHVFIQKGSFHLPISAPTEEQGGTGIYQVLQITVITFLFGICIFAETALIIKLSAVIFCPQKKTTSLYKRSTYVKLDSKGQTETKLTTSKRVAIIHTKDSCKHVEKVKRINDELRKRGIDSVLFDESTSVEMRANWIDAAENVVTDFEVIMFVITPFLYNICKKEETIPHPVKEETNEVGLQMLTRFPAVVLNALKARSAWTSTDKAKIVSICVAETKHEYKQLSLKMRQEHPFIFKDKIYFNSLRHVDDSSIRKQIRKVICLLKSSK
- the LOC123529245 gene encoding uncharacterized protein LOC123529245 isoform X1, which produces MHILGSCLCYVLPIFMLLMFINDVVGVIPPGYFNCFTVNNTVTYNATRIPTEAAERLINSGKPKSTDKMPQAPRDIYSKMDGSTPVITWSADPKVLYGLEYLRHILLKIVQSFTHNGTFMEDEYILLNVSGKSAMTSYSYNCSTLKPGAYKVNATLWFIGKLRYTTNGHLLADVDEQSRSRSKVIPKHDIVPELRKAKLATESCICSSQITTIKIFSTESGTGIRTQIQASGLPNDTKVEVQLVSVESNRKHLLLESWIVPGNEIQNVHPYIRTLNVSGGNSYYVRVKRHCQRKYFGVLSCGKEEADVIRSQHVFIQKGSFHLPISAPTEEQGGTGIYQVLQITVITFLFGICIFAETALIIKLSAVIFCPQKKTTSLYKRSTYVKLDSKGQTETKLTTSKRVAIIHTKDSCKHVEKVKRINDELRKRGIDSVLFDESTSVEMRANWIDAAENVVTDFEVIMFVITPFLYNICKKEETIPHPVKEETNEVGLQMLTRFPAVVLNALKARSAWTSTDKAKIVSICVAETKHEYKQLSLKMRQEHPFIFKDKIYFNSLRHVDDSSIRKQIRKVICLLKSSK